The Indicator indicator isolate 239-I01 chromosome 30, UM_Iind_1.1, whole genome shotgun sequence genome has a window encoding:
- the TRIM37 gene encoding E3 ubiquitin-protein ligase TRIM37 isoform X2, with the protein MDEQSVESIAEVFRCFICMEKLRDARLCPHCSKLCCFSCIRRWLTEQRAQCPHCRAPLQLRELVNCRWAEEVTQQLDTLQLCSLTKHEENEKDKCENHHEKLSVFCWTCKKCICHQCALWGGMHGGHTFKPLAEIYEQHVTKVNEEVAKLRRRLMELISLVQEVERNVEAVRSAKDERVREIRNAVEMMIARLDTQLKNKLITLMGQKTSLTQETELLESLLQEVEHQVRSCSKSELISKSSEILMMFQQVHRKPMASFVTTPVPPDFTSELVPAYDSTTFILQNFSTLRQRADPVYSPPLQVSGLCWRLKVYPDGNGVVRGYYLSVFLELSAGLPETSKYEYRVEMVHQSTNDPTKNIIREFASDFEVGECWGYNRFFRLDLLANEGYLNRQNDTVILRFEVRSPTFFQKCRDQHWYIAQLEAAQTSYIQQINNLKERLAIELSRTQKSRGISPPDTHLSPQNDDGPEARAKKSGQSTEVLLENVAAPGLVRDSKEEEEEKIQHEDFNHELSDGDLDIDLAGEDEVNHLDGSSSSASSTATSNTEENDIDEETMSGENDVEYSSNMELEEGDLLEEAAAAAAPGASGTSHGYTSASGRPSRRGGTALGSTTSSSLLDIDPLILIHLLDLKDRNGMENLWGLQPRPPASLLQSRASSYSLKDRDQRRHQAMWRVPPDLKMLKRLKTQMAEVRSKMSDVKNQLSEVRSSNASSCDGQPSFFSIEQGALAACGTESCSKLQEIGMELLTKSSVTSCYIRSSASKKSNSPKPARSGAAGSLSLRRAMDCGDSNLRLKADGQASEAGIGSSKLSSRHHSTRPLAGSSAAEALPKPEERPCEGSDSDVGVSGLNGLAAVEKNRKAGALGSGSKGCRTEGAPTSGLENSSESGELQVVLSEGASAAPEEGMSSDSDIECDTENEEQEEVTSASEVFNQAFSVLSSNEASEQCSAFPEDEQVGPDDLNFVTGEDSTR; encoded by the exons ATGGACGAGCAAAGCGTGGAG AGCATTGCTGAGGTATTCCGATGTTTTATTTGTATGGAGAAGCTGCGCGACGCGCGCCTCTGTCCTCACTGCtccaagctctgctgcttcagttgCATTCGG CGTTGGCTGACTGAACAAAGAGCTCAGTGCCCACATTGTAG AGCCCCTCTCCAGCTACGAGAGCTCGTGAACTGTCGCTGGGCAGAAGAGGTCACGCAGCAGCTTGATACACTTCAACTGTGCAGCCTCACAAAGCATGAGGAGAACGAAAAGGACAA GTGTGAAAATCATCATGAAAAGCTTAGTGTTTTCTGCTGGACCTGCAAGAAGTGCATCTGCCACCAGTGTGCTCTTTGGGGTGGAATG CATGGAGGACATACTTTTAAGCCACTGGCAGAAATCTATGAGCAGCACGTCACAAAAGTCAATGAAGAAGTGGCAAAGCTTAGGAGAAGACTCATGGAATTGATCAGTTTGGTGCAAGAAGTG GAGAGGAACGTGGAGGCGGTGCGCAGCGCGAAGGATGAGCGAGTGCGGGAGATCAGGAACGCAGTGGAGATGATGATTGCTCGCCTGGACACTCAGCTGAAGAACAAGCTTATAACATTGATGG GTCAAAAGACATCACTTACTCAAGAAACTGAACTTCTGGAATCCCTGCTTCAAGAAGTAGAACATCAG GTACGCTCGTGCAGCAAGAGTGAGCTCATCTCCAAGAGTTCAGAGATCCTGATGATGTTCCAGCAGGTGCATCGCAAGCCCATGGCCTCCTTTGTCACCACTCCTGTTCCCCCAGACTTCACAAG TGAATTGGTTCCAGCCTATGACTCAACTACATTTATCTTGCAGAACTTCAG TACGTTGCGCCAGCGAGCGGATCCTGTTTACAGTCCTCCTCTTCAAGTGTCAGGACTTTGCTGGAGATTGAAAGTTTATCCA GATGGAAATGGAGTAGTACGGGGCTACTACCTGTCTGTGTTCTTGGAGCTGTCTGCTGGACTGCCAGAGACTTCCAA GTATGAGTACCGGGTGGAAATGGTTCACCAGTCCACCAACGACCCCACCAAAAACATCATCCGCGAGTTCGCCTCCGACTTCGAGGTTGGGGAGTGCTGGGGTTACAACAGGTTCTTCCggctggacctgctggccaacGAGGGCTACTTGAACAGGCAGAATGACACCGTGATTCTGAG GTTTGAAGTGCGCTCACCAACCTTCTTCCAAAAGTGCCGAGATCAGCACTGGTACATTGCTCAGTTGGAGGCAGCTCAGACGAGTTACATCCAGCAAATAAACAACCTTAAAGAA AGACTTGCCATTGAACTCTCCCGGACTCAGAAGTCACGAGGCATTTCACCTCCAGACACCCATCTCAGTCCCCAGAATGATGATGGTCcagaagcaagagcaaagaAGTCTGGACAAAGCACTGAAGTCCTGCTTGAGAACGTGGCTGCTCCGGGATTAGTGCGAGAcagcaaggaagaggaggaagagaagatcCAGCATGAAGATTTTAAC CACGAGCTCTCTGATGGGGACTTGGATATAGATCTCGCTGGAGAAGATGAGGTGAACCACCTGGATGGTAGCAGCTCTTCGGCTAGTTCAACAGCAACTAGtaacactgaagaaaatgatATTGATGAAGAAACTAT GTCTGGTGAAAATGATGTGGAATATAGCAGTAATAtggagctggaggaaggagacctcttggaggaagcagctgctgctgctgctcctggagcaTCAG GCACTAGCCATGGCTACACCAGTGCAAGTGGAAGACCTTCAAGGCGAGGAGGAACTGCCCTAGGCTCAACAACCAGTAGCAGTTTACTTGATATAGATCCCTTGATTTTAATCCACTTGTTGGATCTAAAAGACAGAAACGGGATGGAAAACCTTTGGGGCCTTCAGCCACGTCCCCCTGCCtctcttctgcagagcagag CATCATCCTACTCTCTAAAAGACCGCGACCAGCGGCGGCACCAGGCCATGTGGCGCGTGCCGCCCGACCTGAAGATGCTGAAAAGGCTGAAAACTCAGATGGCTGAAGTGAGGAGCAAGATGTCTGATGTCAAAAACCAACTCTCTGAAGTGAGAAGCAGCAATGCTAGCTCCTGTGATGGACAGCCCAGCTTCTTCTCCATTGAGCAAGGGGCTTTAGCTGCCTGTGgaacagagagctgcagcaagcTGCAAGAGATCGGAATGGAGCTCCTGACCAAGTCCTCAGTGACCAGCTGCTACATAAGGAGTT CTGCAAGTAAGAAGAGTAACTCCCCCAAGCCTGCGCGCTCCGGAGCAGCAGGGAGCCTCTCCTTACGAAGAGCCATGGACTGTGGGGACAGCAACCTGCGGCTGAAGGCAGATGGTCAGGCTTCGGAGg CTGGCATCGGGAGCTCGAAGCTGAGCAGTCGCCACCACTCTACAAGgcccctggctggcagcagtgctgctgaggcaCTGCCCAAGCCAGAGGAGAGACCTTGTGAAGGGTCAGATTCTGATGTGGGAGTTTCTGGCTTAAATGGCTTAGCTGCTgtagagaagaacagaaaagctGGTGCTCTGGG GTCCGGTTCCAAAGGTTGTCGAACGGAAGGCGCGCCGACAAGtggtctggaaaacagctctgaaaGTGGTGAACTGCAGGTTGTGCTTTCTGAAGGAGCTTCTGCAGCACCAGAGGAAG
- the TRIM37 gene encoding E3 ubiquitin-protein ligase TRIM37 isoform X6, producing MDEQSVESIAEVFRCFICMEKLRDARLCPHCSKLCCFSCIRRWLTEQRAQCPHCRAPLQLRELVNCRWAEEVTQQLDTLQLCSLTKHEENEKDKCENHHEKLSVFCWTCKKCICHQCALWGGMHGGHTFKPLAEIYEQHVTKVNEEVAKLRRRLMELISLVQEVERNVEAVRSAKDERVREIRNAVEMMIARLDTQLKNKLITLMGQKTSLTQETELLESLLQEVEHQVRSCSKSELISKSSEILMMFQQVHRKPMASFVTTPVPPDFTSELVPAYDSTTFILQNFSTLRQRADPVYSPPLQVSGLCWRLKVYPDGNGVVRGYYLSVFLELSAGLPETSKYEYRVEMVHQSTNDPTKNIIREFASDFEVGECWGYNRFFRLDLLANEGYLNRQNDTVILRFEVRSPTFFQKCRDQHWYIAQLEAAQTSYIQQINNLKERLAIELSRTQKSRGISPPDTHLSPQNDDGPEARAKKSGQSTEVLLENVAAPGLVRDSKEEEEEKIQHEDFNHELSDGDLDIDLAGEDEVNHLDGSSSSASSTATSNTEENDIDEETMSGENDVEYSSNMELEEGDLLEEAAAAAAPGASGTSHGYTSASGRPSRRGGTALGSTTSSSLLDIDPLILIHLLDLKDRNGMENLWGLQPRPPASLLQSRASSYSLKDRDQRRHQAMWRVPPDLKMLKRLKTQMAEVRSKMSDVKNQLSEVRSSNASSCDGQPSFFSIEQGALAACGTESCSKLQEIGMELLTKSSVTSCYIRSSASKKSNSPKPARSGAAGSLSLRRAMDCGDSNLRLKADGQASEAGIGSSKLSSRHHSTRPLAGSSAAEALPKPEERPCEGSDSDVGVSGLNGLAAVEKNRKAGALGSGSKGCRTEGAPTSGLENSSESGELQVVLSEGASAAPEEEQCSAFPEDEQVGPDDLNFVTGEDSTR from the exons ATGGACGAGCAAAGCGTGGAG AGCATTGCTGAGGTATTCCGATGTTTTATTTGTATGGAGAAGCTGCGCGACGCGCGCCTCTGTCCTCACTGCtccaagctctgctgcttcagttgCATTCGG CGTTGGCTGACTGAACAAAGAGCTCAGTGCCCACATTGTAG AGCCCCTCTCCAGCTACGAGAGCTCGTGAACTGTCGCTGGGCAGAAGAGGTCACGCAGCAGCTTGATACACTTCAACTGTGCAGCCTCACAAAGCATGAGGAGAACGAAAAGGACAA GTGTGAAAATCATCATGAAAAGCTTAGTGTTTTCTGCTGGACCTGCAAGAAGTGCATCTGCCACCAGTGTGCTCTTTGGGGTGGAATG CATGGAGGACATACTTTTAAGCCACTGGCAGAAATCTATGAGCAGCACGTCACAAAAGTCAATGAAGAAGTGGCAAAGCTTAGGAGAAGACTCATGGAATTGATCAGTTTGGTGCAAGAAGTG GAGAGGAACGTGGAGGCGGTGCGCAGCGCGAAGGATGAGCGAGTGCGGGAGATCAGGAACGCAGTGGAGATGATGATTGCTCGCCTGGACACTCAGCTGAAGAACAAGCTTATAACATTGATGG GTCAAAAGACATCACTTACTCAAGAAACTGAACTTCTGGAATCCCTGCTTCAAGAAGTAGAACATCAG GTACGCTCGTGCAGCAAGAGTGAGCTCATCTCCAAGAGTTCAGAGATCCTGATGATGTTCCAGCAGGTGCATCGCAAGCCCATGGCCTCCTTTGTCACCACTCCTGTTCCCCCAGACTTCACAAG TGAATTGGTTCCAGCCTATGACTCAACTACATTTATCTTGCAGAACTTCAG TACGTTGCGCCAGCGAGCGGATCCTGTTTACAGTCCTCCTCTTCAAGTGTCAGGACTTTGCTGGAGATTGAAAGTTTATCCA GATGGAAATGGAGTAGTACGGGGCTACTACCTGTCTGTGTTCTTGGAGCTGTCTGCTGGACTGCCAGAGACTTCCAA GTATGAGTACCGGGTGGAAATGGTTCACCAGTCCACCAACGACCCCACCAAAAACATCATCCGCGAGTTCGCCTCCGACTTCGAGGTTGGGGAGTGCTGGGGTTACAACAGGTTCTTCCggctggacctgctggccaacGAGGGCTACTTGAACAGGCAGAATGACACCGTGATTCTGAG GTTTGAAGTGCGCTCACCAACCTTCTTCCAAAAGTGCCGAGATCAGCACTGGTACATTGCTCAGTTGGAGGCAGCTCAGACGAGTTACATCCAGCAAATAAACAACCTTAAAGAA AGACTTGCCATTGAACTCTCCCGGACTCAGAAGTCACGAGGCATTTCACCTCCAGACACCCATCTCAGTCCCCAGAATGATGATGGTCcagaagcaagagcaaagaAGTCTGGACAAAGCACTGAAGTCCTGCTTGAGAACGTGGCTGCTCCGGGATTAGTGCGAGAcagcaaggaagaggaggaagagaagatcCAGCATGAAGATTTTAAC CACGAGCTCTCTGATGGGGACTTGGATATAGATCTCGCTGGAGAAGATGAGGTGAACCACCTGGATGGTAGCAGCTCTTCGGCTAGTTCAACAGCAACTAGtaacactgaagaaaatgatATTGATGAAGAAACTAT GTCTGGTGAAAATGATGTGGAATATAGCAGTAATAtggagctggaggaaggagacctcttggaggaagcagctgctgctgctgctcctggagcaTCAG GCACTAGCCATGGCTACACCAGTGCAAGTGGAAGACCTTCAAGGCGAGGAGGAACTGCCCTAGGCTCAACAACCAGTAGCAGTTTACTTGATATAGATCCCTTGATTTTAATCCACTTGTTGGATCTAAAAGACAGAAACGGGATGGAAAACCTTTGGGGCCTTCAGCCACGTCCCCCTGCCtctcttctgcagagcagag CATCATCCTACTCTCTAAAAGACCGCGACCAGCGGCGGCACCAGGCCATGTGGCGCGTGCCGCCCGACCTGAAGATGCTGAAAAGGCTGAAAACTCAGATGGCTGAAGTGAGGAGCAAGATGTCTGATGTCAAAAACCAACTCTCTGAAGTGAGAAGCAGCAATGCTAGCTCCTGTGATGGACAGCCCAGCTTCTTCTCCATTGAGCAAGGGGCTTTAGCTGCCTGTGgaacagagagctgcagcaagcTGCAAGAGATCGGAATGGAGCTCCTGACCAAGTCCTCAGTGACCAGCTGCTACATAAGGAGTT CTGCAAGTAAGAAGAGTAACTCCCCCAAGCCTGCGCGCTCCGGAGCAGCAGGGAGCCTCTCCTTACGAAGAGCCATGGACTGTGGGGACAGCAACCTGCGGCTGAAGGCAGATGGTCAGGCTTCGGAGg CTGGCATCGGGAGCTCGAAGCTGAGCAGTCGCCACCACTCTACAAGgcccctggctggcagcagtgctgctgaggcaCTGCCCAAGCCAGAGGAGAGACCTTGTGAAGGGTCAGATTCTGATGTGGGAGTTTCTGGCTTAAATGGCTTAGCTGCTgtagagaagaacagaaaagctGGTGCTCTGGG GTCCGGTTCCAAAGGTTGTCGAACGGAAGGCGCGCCGACAAGtggtctggaaaacagctctgaaaGTGGTGAACTGCAGGTTGTGCTTTCTGAAGGAGCTTCTGCAGCACCAGAGGAAG
- the TRIM37 gene encoding E3 ubiquitin-protein ligase TRIM37 isoform X3, which yields MDEQSVESIAEVFRCFICMEKLRDARLCPHCSKLCCFSCIRRWLTEQRAQCPHCRAPLQLRELVNCRWAEEVTQQLDTLQLCSLTKHEENEKDKCENHHEKLSVFCWTCKKCICHQCALWGGMHGGHTFKPLAEIYEQHVTKVNEEVAKLRRRLMELISLVQEVERNVEAVRSAKDERVREIRNAVEMMIARLDTQLKNKLITLMGQKTSLTQETELLESLLQEVEHQVRSCSKSELISKSSEILMMFQQVHRKPMASFVTTPVPPDFTSTLRQRADPVYSPPLQVSGLCWRLKVYPDGNGVVRGYYLSVFLELSAGLPETSKYEYRVEMVHQSTNDPTKNIIREFASDFEVGECWGYNRFFRLDLLANEGYLNRQNDTVILRFEVRSPTFFQKCRDQHWYIAQLEAAQTSYIQQINNLKERLAIELSRTQKSRGISPPDTHLSPQNDDGPEARAKKSGQSTEVLLENVAAPGLVRDSKEEEEEKIQHEDFNHELSDGDLDIDLAGEDEVNHLDGSSSSASSTATSNTEENDIDEETMSGENDVEYSSNMELEEGDLLEEAAAAAAPGASGTSHGYTSASGRPSRRGGTALGSTTSSSLLDIDPLILIHLLDLKDRNGMENLWGLQPRPPASLLQSRASSYSLKDRDQRRHQAMWRVPPDLKMLKRLKTQMAEVRSKMSDVKNQLSEVRSSNASSCDGQPSFFSIEQGALAACGTESCSKLQEIGMELLTKSSVTSCYIRSSASKKSNSPKPARSGAAGSLSLRRAMDCGDSNLRLKADGQASEAGIGSSKLSSRHHSTRPLAGSSAAEALPKPEERPCEGSDSDVGVSGLNGLAAVEKNRKAGALGSGSKGCRTEGAPTSGLENSSESGELQVVLSEGASAAPEEGMSSDSDIECDTENEEQEEVTSASEVFNQAFSVLSSNEASEQCSAFPEDEQVGPDDLNFVTGEDSTR from the exons ATGGACGAGCAAAGCGTGGAG AGCATTGCTGAGGTATTCCGATGTTTTATTTGTATGGAGAAGCTGCGCGACGCGCGCCTCTGTCCTCACTGCtccaagctctgctgcttcagttgCATTCGG CGTTGGCTGACTGAACAAAGAGCTCAGTGCCCACATTGTAG AGCCCCTCTCCAGCTACGAGAGCTCGTGAACTGTCGCTGGGCAGAAGAGGTCACGCAGCAGCTTGATACACTTCAACTGTGCAGCCTCACAAAGCATGAGGAGAACGAAAAGGACAA GTGTGAAAATCATCATGAAAAGCTTAGTGTTTTCTGCTGGACCTGCAAGAAGTGCATCTGCCACCAGTGTGCTCTTTGGGGTGGAATG CATGGAGGACATACTTTTAAGCCACTGGCAGAAATCTATGAGCAGCACGTCACAAAAGTCAATGAAGAAGTGGCAAAGCTTAGGAGAAGACTCATGGAATTGATCAGTTTGGTGCAAGAAGTG GAGAGGAACGTGGAGGCGGTGCGCAGCGCGAAGGATGAGCGAGTGCGGGAGATCAGGAACGCAGTGGAGATGATGATTGCTCGCCTGGACACTCAGCTGAAGAACAAGCTTATAACATTGATGG GTCAAAAGACATCACTTACTCAAGAAACTGAACTTCTGGAATCCCTGCTTCAAGAAGTAGAACATCAG GTACGCTCGTGCAGCAAGAGTGAGCTCATCTCCAAGAGTTCAGAGATCCTGATGATGTTCCAGCAGGTGCATCGCAAGCCCATGGCCTCCTTTGTCACCACTCCTGTTCCCCCAGACTTCACAAG TACGTTGCGCCAGCGAGCGGATCCTGTTTACAGTCCTCCTCTTCAAGTGTCAGGACTTTGCTGGAGATTGAAAGTTTATCCA GATGGAAATGGAGTAGTACGGGGCTACTACCTGTCTGTGTTCTTGGAGCTGTCTGCTGGACTGCCAGAGACTTCCAA GTATGAGTACCGGGTGGAAATGGTTCACCAGTCCACCAACGACCCCACCAAAAACATCATCCGCGAGTTCGCCTCCGACTTCGAGGTTGGGGAGTGCTGGGGTTACAACAGGTTCTTCCggctggacctgctggccaacGAGGGCTACTTGAACAGGCAGAATGACACCGTGATTCTGAG GTTTGAAGTGCGCTCACCAACCTTCTTCCAAAAGTGCCGAGATCAGCACTGGTACATTGCTCAGTTGGAGGCAGCTCAGACGAGTTACATCCAGCAAATAAACAACCTTAAAGAA AGACTTGCCATTGAACTCTCCCGGACTCAGAAGTCACGAGGCATTTCACCTCCAGACACCCATCTCAGTCCCCAGAATGATGATGGTCcagaagcaagagcaaagaAGTCTGGACAAAGCACTGAAGTCCTGCTTGAGAACGTGGCTGCTCCGGGATTAGTGCGAGAcagcaaggaagaggaggaagagaagatcCAGCATGAAGATTTTAAC CACGAGCTCTCTGATGGGGACTTGGATATAGATCTCGCTGGAGAAGATGAGGTGAACCACCTGGATGGTAGCAGCTCTTCGGCTAGTTCAACAGCAACTAGtaacactgaagaaaatgatATTGATGAAGAAACTAT GTCTGGTGAAAATGATGTGGAATATAGCAGTAATAtggagctggaggaaggagacctcttggaggaagcagctgctgctgctgctcctggagcaTCAG GCACTAGCCATGGCTACACCAGTGCAAGTGGAAGACCTTCAAGGCGAGGAGGAACTGCCCTAGGCTCAACAACCAGTAGCAGTTTACTTGATATAGATCCCTTGATTTTAATCCACTTGTTGGATCTAAAAGACAGAAACGGGATGGAAAACCTTTGGGGCCTTCAGCCACGTCCCCCTGCCtctcttctgcagagcagag CATCATCCTACTCTCTAAAAGACCGCGACCAGCGGCGGCACCAGGCCATGTGGCGCGTGCCGCCCGACCTGAAGATGCTGAAAAGGCTGAAAACTCAGATGGCTGAAGTGAGGAGCAAGATGTCTGATGTCAAAAACCAACTCTCTGAAGTGAGAAGCAGCAATGCTAGCTCCTGTGATGGACAGCCCAGCTTCTTCTCCATTGAGCAAGGGGCTTTAGCTGCCTGTGgaacagagagctgcagcaagcTGCAAGAGATCGGAATGGAGCTCCTGACCAAGTCCTCAGTGACCAGCTGCTACATAAGGAGTT CTGCAAGTAAGAAGAGTAACTCCCCCAAGCCTGCGCGCTCCGGAGCAGCAGGGAGCCTCTCCTTACGAAGAGCCATGGACTGTGGGGACAGCAACCTGCGGCTGAAGGCAGATGGTCAGGCTTCGGAGg CTGGCATCGGGAGCTCGAAGCTGAGCAGTCGCCACCACTCTACAAGgcccctggctggcagcagtgctgctgaggcaCTGCCCAAGCCAGAGGAGAGACCTTGTGAAGGGTCAGATTCTGATGTGGGAGTTTCTGGCTTAAATGGCTTAGCTGCTgtagagaagaacagaaaagctGGTGCTCTGGG GTCCGGTTCCAAAGGTTGTCGAACGGAAGGCGCGCCGACAAGtggtctggaaaacagctctgaaaGTGGTGAACTGCAGGTTGTGCTTTCTGAAGGAGCTTCTGCAGCACCAGAGGAAG
- the TRIM37 gene encoding E3 ubiquitin-protein ligase TRIM37 isoform X4: MDEQSVERWLTEQRAQCPHCRAPLQLRELVNCRWAEEVTQQLDTLQLCSLTKHEENEKDKCENHHEKLSVFCWTCKKCICHQCALWGGMHGGHTFKPLAEIYEQHVTKVNEEVAKLRRRLMELISLVQEVERNVEAVRSAKDERVREIRNAVEMMIARLDTQLKNKLITLMGQKTSLTQETELLESLLQEVEHQVRSCSKSELISKSSEILMMFQQVHRKPMASFVTTPVPPDFTSELVPAYDSTTFILQNFSTLRQRADPVYSPPLQVSGLCWRLKVYPDGNGVVRGYYLSVFLELSAGLPETSKYEYRVEMVHQSTNDPTKNIIREFASDFEVGECWGYNRFFRLDLLANEGYLNRQNDTVILRFEVRSPTFFQKCRDQHWYIAQLEAAQTSYIQQINNLKERLAIELSRTQKSRGISPPDTHLSPQNDDGPEARAKKSGQSTEVLLENVAAPGLVRDSKEEEEEKIQHEDFNHELSDGDLDIDLAGEDEVNHLDGSSSSASSTATSNTEENDIDEETMSGENDVEYSSNMELEEGDLLEEAAAAAAPGASGTSHGYTSASGRPSRRGGTALGSTTSSSLLDIDPLILIHLLDLKDRNGMENLWGLQPRPPASLLQSRASSYSLKDRDQRRHQAMWRVPPDLKMLKRLKTQMAEVRSKMSDVKNQLSEVRSSNASSCDGQPSFFSIEQGALAACGTESCSKLQEIGMELLTKSSVTSCYIRSSASKKSNSPKPARSGAAGSLSLRRAMDCGDSNLRLKADGQASEAGIGSSKLSSRHHSTRPLAGSSAAEALPKPEERPCEGSDSDVGVSGLNGLAAVEKNRKAGALGSGSKGCRTEGAPTSGLENSSESGELQVVLSEGASAAPEEGKHVLHLLPGMSSDSDIECDTENEEQEEVTSASEVFNQAFSVLSSNEASEQCSAFPEDEQVGPDDLNFVTGEDSTR; encoded by the exons ATGGACGAGCAAAGCGTGGAG CGTTGGCTGACTGAACAAAGAGCTCAGTGCCCACATTGTAG AGCCCCTCTCCAGCTACGAGAGCTCGTGAACTGTCGCTGGGCAGAAGAGGTCACGCAGCAGCTTGATACACTTCAACTGTGCAGCCTCACAAAGCATGAGGAGAACGAAAAGGACAA GTGTGAAAATCATCATGAAAAGCTTAGTGTTTTCTGCTGGACCTGCAAGAAGTGCATCTGCCACCAGTGTGCTCTTTGGGGTGGAATG CATGGAGGACATACTTTTAAGCCACTGGCAGAAATCTATGAGCAGCACGTCACAAAAGTCAATGAAGAAGTGGCAAAGCTTAGGAGAAGACTCATGGAATTGATCAGTTTGGTGCAAGAAGTG GAGAGGAACGTGGAGGCGGTGCGCAGCGCGAAGGATGAGCGAGTGCGGGAGATCAGGAACGCAGTGGAGATGATGATTGCTCGCCTGGACACTCAGCTGAAGAACAAGCTTATAACATTGATGG GTCAAAAGACATCACTTACTCAAGAAACTGAACTTCTGGAATCCCTGCTTCAAGAAGTAGAACATCAG GTACGCTCGTGCAGCAAGAGTGAGCTCATCTCCAAGAGTTCAGAGATCCTGATGATGTTCCAGCAGGTGCATCGCAAGCCCATGGCCTCCTTTGTCACCACTCCTGTTCCCCCAGACTTCACAAG TGAATTGGTTCCAGCCTATGACTCAACTACATTTATCTTGCAGAACTTCAG TACGTTGCGCCAGCGAGCGGATCCTGTTTACAGTCCTCCTCTTCAAGTGTCAGGACTTTGCTGGAGATTGAAAGTTTATCCA GATGGAAATGGAGTAGTACGGGGCTACTACCTGTCTGTGTTCTTGGAGCTGTCTGCTGGACTGCCAGAGACTTCCAA GTATGAGTACCGGGTGGAAATGGTTCACCAGTCCACCAACGACCCCACCAAAAACATCATCCGCGAGTTCGCCTCCGACTTCGAGGTTGGGGAGTGCTGGGGTTACAACAGGTTCTTCCggctggacctgctggccaacGAGGGCTACTTGAACAGGCAGAATGACACCGTGATTCTGAG GTTTGAAGTGCGCTCACCAACCTTCTTCCAAAAGTGCCGAGATCAGCACTGGTACATTGCTCAGTTGGAGGCAGCTCAGACGAGTTACATCCAGCAAATAAACAACCTTAAAGAA AGACTTGCCATTGAACTCTCCCGGACTCAGAAGTCACGAGGCATTTCACCTCCAGACACCCATCTCAGTCCCCAGAATGATGATGGTCcagaagcaagagcaaagaAGTCTGGACAAAGCACTGAAGTCCTGCTTGAGAACGTGGCTGCTCCGGGATTAGTGCGAGAcagcaaggaagaggaggaagagaagatcCAGCATGAAGATTTTAAC CACGAGCTCTCTGATGGGGACTTGGATATAGATCTCGCTGGAGAAGATGAGGTGAACCACCTGGATGGTAGCAGCTCTTCGGCTAGTTCAACAGCAACTAGtaacactgaagaaaatgatATTGATGAAGAAACTAT GTCTGGTGAAAATGATGTGGAATATAGCAGTAATAtggagctggaggaaggagacctcttggaggaagcagctgctgctgctgctcctggagcaTCAG GCACTAGCCATGGCTACACCAGTGCAAGTGGAAGACCTTCAAGGCGAGGAGGAACTGCCCTAGGCTCAACAACCAGTAGCAGTTTACTTGATATAGATCCCTTGATTTTAATCCACTTGTTGGATCTAAAAGACAGAAACGGGATGGAAAACCTTTGGGGCCTTCAGCCACGTCCCCCTGCCtctcttctgcagagcagag CATCATCCTACTCTCTAAAAGACCGCGACCAGCGGCGGCACCAGGCCATGTGGCGCGTGCCGCCCGACCTGAAGATGCTGAAAAGGCTGAAAACTCAGATGGCTGAAGTGAGGAGCAAGATGTCTGATGTCAAAAACCAACTCTCTGAAGTGAGAAGCAGCAATGCTAGCTCCTGTGATGGACAGCCCAGCTTCTTCTCCATTGAGCAAGGGGCTTTAGCTGCCTGTGgaacagagagctgcagcaagcTGCAAGAGATCGGAATGGAGCTCCTGACCAAGTCCTCAGTGACCAGCTGCTACATAAGGAGTT CTGCAAGTAAGAAGAGTAACTCCCCCAAGCCTGCGCGCTCCGGAGCAGCAGGGAGCCTCTCCTTACGAAGAGCCATGGACTGTGGGGACAGCAACCTGCGGCTGAAGGCAGATGGTCAGGCTTCGGAGg CTGGCATCGGGAGCTCGAAGCTGAGCAGTCGCCACCACTCTACAAGgcccctggctggcagcagtgctgctgaggcaCTGCCCAAGCCAGAGGAGAGACCTTGTGAAGGGTCAGATTCTGATGTGGGAGTTTCTGGCTTAAATGGCTTAGCTGCTgtagagaagaacagaaaagctGGTGCTCTGGG GTCCGGTTCCAAAGGTTGTCGAACGGAAGGCGCGCCGACAAGtggtctggaaaacagctctgaaaGTGGTGAACTGCAGGTTGTGCTTTCTGAAGGAGCTTCTGCAGCACCAGAGGAAGGTAAA